Part of the Passer domesticus isolate bPasDom1 chromosome 30, bPasDom1.hap1, whole genome shotgun sequence genome, gccagcactgcccctttctgtctggctgagctggcctttggccctggcagtgccctttgctgctggttcctggtgcctgagcggccagcgcggcacagggcaggtggccatggcacaagcccccagcaagggatcccctctggctctgggcagtgacagcagccctgagcaatgggCTGGCGCGCTGGGGtcggtgcagtgtccatccaacagtgtcttgtaatggcccagtgcagactgggatgatgatccaccctccaAGCTGGCCcacggcagctctgcagtgcccttccccacagcctgtctgcacagaagcacttgctgggtgctctgcatttcccttccctcactcttgggtctctcccacacctcccaactcagagctttcagctgcaaggagttcaaagctggtCTGTCCGTTGGAGTTGGTCTAATTCTGCCCTGAgcaaactctggatttgtgtttattgcagaactttctgtgtgtctaaaatattccttgcagggttctgcctcagggaaggggaacctccttggtggcagcttgggcttggcacacacttgaggaggatgtctgttttcaatggggaaactcaggagttttagattggttcaaaatacaaaagaagataacccctctttggctgtgtacagccagttctctgagcaaagcaggtcccaggtgagtgaggagagacaaaatgggcatggggaatgtggagcaaggttatccacactgggtcagagctcaaggcacagcttctctgagcaggccagagctccttaggagagtccctgctggaCCAATATCAGTGactgaatgctgcaatcacctcttgtgtaataagaacagcaataaaagacacCTTTTAAAACAGGAATACATACTTCctagaagctctttgaaatatgtctccataactgaaaaaggaaaccctcCTAATGAACTGCAGTAGAGTGGAggtaaatcaaggcagagccatggtttgtcaggacttgcttgatgctAATAAGCCCCAGGGTGCAtttagagctgagccctggaacctcaggacctgagaggagattgtacaaacctgtccaggagtccaagtcagaagaaaaccccaaagtgtgtcgaggcatgaatgggtcccactgaggtccatccCAGCACAGGcgcctcatggactccttggaggagagaattgggagccaggatggcacaaaaacttctcaaagactcagtgtgaaaaggaaaatccaaagtactttaaaaaccttgaaTACCTCATAGTATTAAtaagccccactgagtgtcagtacaaggctctcaagggactcgttaaagcagataactggggccatgattgcataaacctctcccagagtctgtatcaaaagggaaacactgagtaccttaaaataactgaagtaccttgaagtattaatgagccccaatGAGTGTTcctactgacaaagcctctccagggactaattacagcagataattggagccCATGATTGCACAGActtctcagagactccaaggcaaaagcaaaacccaaagtcctttgaaaaacctgcagtccctgggagcattcaggagcccccagggccattgctgagcaaggctccccagggactccttgcagcagatccttgaggccacggggatgtgggctagggggggatgctgagggcaggacaaggggctgacagtgcccagcctggctggggctgtgccaggaggccccagggcctcaggacaaggtgtctcctcccagcccttgctggcacagaccctgctgctgtgccccaggccaccaagacttggcttctctttgtccccacctgtcatcactgcctccagttctctgctctgcctggggcctggggacactttctcagtcgtgtccctcagtgggacccattaaaagtccaagaaaccttggagttggattctgccttggagttctggagaggtttcttcagctgcctctcagggaccgatgttcagggcctgagcacaaagccgcagagggtcattaaagtcctgctgctgtgtctgtgctgctgagctgggctgggctcctggcactgaggcagctcctggtaagcaagaagagcttcaaaagcacatttctcttgatgagcagctcttgtggcagcccagcagggctggggcactgcctgcagccagcccgggcccagccCAGAGGCatagagagcttcaatcagtcagggctgggaaggtgctgagaagtgcctggggcagaatcactgccagcccttggcacaggaacctctggctgcaggacaatgcagctgcagctcctggagccatctcctaaagctggaacatcccaatgtctgcagactctgtgagtacaactctgagtatttctgctgcaggggaggtgaaatgctcatgaagctctgacatgctgagggTTTCTGATaagtcataaaatattttcaagtcaaggattttgataaaaaagcagaaatttcctAAGACTTTGTATTCAGTTTGCTACTACTGGAGAATGGCATAGAGGGAGAATGAACAATAAAGGATGATTATGAATTATTAATTATGAATTTTGACAAGTGCCTGAGACATCTGAACTGTTACTTTTAGTGATCAATAAGTTCACAGTAGATCCCTAATGTGCTTTAAGACACTCTGCCATGGACAGCAGCAACATCACCTTTGCTGGACCCgtcaggctcagtctgagctgtcctttctccaagctgcaaacagaacctgcccccagccagtgcTCTCCAAACAGGCAGAGTTCTGTCAGGCCAAGGagagtgcacagagatttggggtctgtgagtgctggcagggagtgattaggcacagggaaacacctgcaggaggaaaatctccaggaagcagagagatCAGGCATagagaggaaacaaaacccagcaatgctgtggcagggagagtttagagatgtCCAGAGGATCCCCtgcagtgcagcccctccctctgaacaagccccctccctcctgtcccccagccaagcctctgtGAGTTATAAGAttgatggggaaaggcagaggtgttctgacactgaaaatgctgtCAGGTTGGTGAAATGAGTAAAGTGAGACCTTGGCTAcaaatgtggagctgggctgtggtggatccatctgctctcagcagtaccTGGTGATGTTTAGGGAAAACTTGGGAGTGTGAACATCCTCCACCTGAGAAAGTTTTAAAGCCCAGAGCAACTCCAAAGAGAATGAAGTGCCAGACCATCTCCCCTCACTCTCTACTCATAACTTTGCATCACAAAACTTTCTCTGTCCTCCCAGAAGGCTGTAGAAATGCTGAGGGTTTTTGATATCCAGGAATACCAGGACAGATATGGGAGAGCTTAAAGAGAAAACTCCAGGACTCATGAACAAAAaagggtgtctgtgtgtgttacAGGGAAGGGTGTATGGGAAATAGCATTGATTTTGGTTACAGACATCTCCTCTAACTCTTCATtatcctttctccatgaacaggtccccatgtgcagccccagcaaatgtccaacagcagctccatcagccacttcctcctgctggcattggcagacacgcggcagctgcagctcctgcacttctgcctcttgctgggcatctccctggctgccctcctgggcaacggcctcatcatcagcgccgtagcctgcggccaccacctgcacacgcccatgttcttcttcctgctcaacctggccctcagcgacctgggctccatctgcaccactgtccccaaagccatgcacaattccctctgggacaccaggaacatctcctacacaggatgtgctgctcagctctttttctttctgttcttcatctcCGCAGAActttccctcctgaccatcatgtgctacgaccgctacgtgtccatctgcaaacccctgcactacagaaccctcctgggcagcagagcttgtgcccacatggcagcagctgcctgggccagtgcctttctctattcactgctgcactcggccaatacattttccctgcccctctgccagggcaatgccctgggccagttgttctgtgaaatcccacagataCTCAAGCTCTCCTGTTTCAAATCctacctcagggaacttggAGTAATTGCATTTTCCAGCTCTTTAGCACTTGGTTggtttgtgttcattgttttctcctatgtgcagatcttcagggctgtgctgaggatcccctctgagcagggatggcacaaagccttttccacctgcctccctcacctggttgtggtctccctgttcctcagcactggtaAATTTTCccacctgaagcccccctccatctcctgcccatccctggatctggccctgtcagttctgtactcagtggtgcctccagtcctaaaccccctcatctacagcctgaggaaccaggagctcaagagTGCCCTGAGG contains:
- the LOC135287639 gene encoding olfactory receptor 14J1-like: MSNSSSISHFLLLALADTRQLQLLHFCLLLGISLAALLGNGLIISAVACGHHLHTPMFFFLLNLALSDLGSICTTVPKAMHNSLWDTRNISYTGCAAQLFFFLFFISAELSLLTIMCYDRYVSICKPLHYRTLLGSRACAHMAAAAWASAFLYSLLHSANTFSLPLCQGNALGQLFCEIPQILKLSCFKSYLRELGVIAFSSSLALGWFVFIVFSYVQIFRAVLRIPSEQGWHKAFSTCLPHLVVVSLFLSTGKFSHLKPPSISCPSLDLALSVLYSVVPPVLNPLIYSLRNQELKSALRKVMTLSFQRQ